The stretch of DNA gcaaaatgcagcagcgaAAAGTTGAACTTACAGTGATTAAATATACCTTCTTATCACTCTCAGTCCCTGCTCTAATGACTCTGTGGTGGGTGGATCCTTGCCCAAGTACATGCGTATGCCCAGCAGCGCCTTTTCGAAGTATTCCTTCCAGTTCAGGCTCGCCATGTCAAAGTCGTACAAGCTGCGATCCTGCTCCGACATGATCGCTCGCAACTGATTCGTCTGCCGCATATCGAAGTACCAACTTTGTCTGGAGAAAGGCCCCAATATGCCCAGGGTCTTGTGTATCTTGCGGTAGACTTTGACCAGTCGCGGCTTGCGGCCACTCAGCCAGAGGGCCAGGTCAAAGACATAGGCGGGCAGGGTGTGATAGAAGAAGGCTGCAAGGGGAAAGAGCCACAGCGTGGTGATGCAATGGAAGAATGGATACCAAATCATTTTTGTGAGTGGACACTGCTGGCGTCCATCCAGCGCATAGTCCTTGAACTCTCCGTGCGTCAGGCAGTTCCCTGCGGTGGGTGCGAGTTGGTAAATGGCCGGCGGAGCAACTCCCTCCCGCTGCTCAGTCTGTGCGGTTCTCCAGGCACAGGCCAGAGCCAGGTTGGCGCAGAAATCTACGGGCACCAAGCTGGCCTGGGCCTTCACATCGATTGTGGCGATGCGCAGAACCCCGCGAGCAACGCCAAAAAGAATGGCAATGGGTCCGTAGAGATTATCAATCCATCCAGAGATGGGCTCCTTGTGGCTGGCAATGACTGCAAATTAATGAACATAAAAATGGGTTAAAGCTGCCCCACAAATCACTTACTAACTGCTGGACGAAAGATGGAGATGGGCAGGTCGCTTCCCTCTCTCAGTATCACATCCTCCGCCAGGGCTTTCGTGTAGGTGTAGGTGTTGGGATAC from Drosophila subobscura isolate 14011-0131.10 chromosome O, UCBerk_Dsub_1.0, whole genome shotgun sequence encodes:
- the LOC117899738 gene encoding fatty acyl-CoA reductase wat-like; its protein translation is MDSDMQKYFAHKTVFLTGGTGFLGKVVVEKLLRSSEVKRIYILIRPKRGVEIQERIIVWSQDPVFEPLLKTRPEALQRVCPIAGDCLEPDLGISDTDRRLLSAEVQLVIHGAATVRFNEPLHVALAINTRATRLMVQLAKQMLQLEAFVHVSTAFSNCVIHYIEEKFYPEHLTCDSEKVLQMCDQLSEELTDNMSPALLGSYPNTYTYTKALAEDVILREGSDLPISIFRPAVIIASHKEPISGWIDNLYGPIAILFGVARGVLRIATIDVKAQASLVPVDFCANLALACAWRTAQTEQREGVAPPAIYQLAPTAGNCLTHGEFKDYALDGRQQCPLTKMIWYPFFHCITTLWLFPLAAFFYHTLPAYVFDLALWLSGRKPRLVKVYRKIHKTLGILGPFSRQSWYFDMRQTNQLRAIMSEQDRSLYDFDMASLNWKEYFEKALLGIRMYLGKDPPTTESLEQGLRVIRRLKMYHHLLQLSLVCLAAFILYSLIKHFS